The genomic stretch ccggaatttacgcggttttttttacgcggattccggaatttacgcgattttttttacgcggactcggGAATTCATGCGGTTTGTTTTACGCggcttccggaatttacgcggtttttttacgcggattccggaatttacgcggttttttcttacgcggtacgtatcccccgcgtaaaaagcgactttagtgtattcgttttctaataattataatttaattttcaacgTCCGAACattctgaaaaataaataaagaagAGAACTCGGATCGAAATCCCTTCAAAATACCATGAGTGAGAGCCTGCAGAACAAGTTCTGGACCTCACGCAAACACCTTGCGCAGCATGCGGCGAGATTTCGACATCCAATGAGAAGATGGTTGGGTGCGACGGCTGCGAAACTTGTTACCACAACAGGAAAGAGAAGGAGGCCAACAAAGGCAAGGGTTTCCGAGAAATCCGGCGTCGAAGCCGTTGAACAAAGGTTGAAGGAGATGGAGGAAAAAAAAACGGCTGGAGAAGGAAATGGAAGCGGAGGCGATGCTGAAAGGTGAAGAGAAAAGAAAGGGAGATAAAGCGAGCTTTGGAACAGAAGCGACTGCTACTCGAGCAACAACTTCGTGAGGATTAGGAAGAAGAAGAATATGCTCTACAGGAACGTGTTCTACTTGAAAGAAGGTTGCAGGTGCAACCAATGAGAGAACGGCAGAAAGAGCTTCTTAACAAAAGGGCGAGTCTGGATGACGAATGGAGACTCTGAAACCTGAAGAAAAATCTAGCGAAGGAGGAGGTGATGAGAACGGCAGTTTCGAACATGATGCCTCTTTTTATACAAAAATCCAAATCCGAAgagaaaaatgaaccagatgagCCAATACGGGCTGGGAAGGCTCAATTGGTGGCAAGAAGCGGAGTTACTAAGAAATTGTCCGTTTTCTTAGGAAAACCGGAGGAATGGCCACTGTTTTACAGTTATTACCAAGCATCCAAACGTAGCGTGCGGATTCAGCGAAGTTGAAAACCTGAAGGGCCCGGCTTTGGAAATGGTCCGCGGTCAACtatacttaccttaccagtcagctccaggccgaagtgtcccttgctgttcgaagaagtcgtctccattcaactcggtccatggctgcagctcgtcagccatgtcgtctgcggaggccccgcaggtcgtcttccacttgatcgagccaccttgctcgctgcgcgccccgtcgccttgttccagtcgggttgttatcaagaaccattttcaccgggtcgcccagacatgcccagcccaccgtagtctcccgattttcgccgtttgaacgatgagtggttctcccagcagctgatgcaactcgtggttcatccgcctccgccatgatccatattccatctgcactccaccacagatggtacgcaacacctttcgttcgaaaaccccaagggcgcgttggtcctccacgagcatagtccaggtttcgtggccgtagaggactaccggtctgatcagtttTTTGTAggtggttaacttcgtgcggcggcggattttattcgagcggattgtcctccggagtccaaagtaggatttcctgccataaggcgtcgacaaATTTCTcagctggtgtcgttgtcagcagtcaccagtgagcccaggtacacgaactcgtctaccacctcgatttcatcaccgctaatatgaattcgtggcgggaggttgacactgtcttctctggaacctcttcctctcatgtacttggtcttcgatgcgtttatggccagtccaattcgtccggttTCAGCCTtaagtctgatgtacgtctccgtcatcttttcaagggttcgtgctacaatatcaatgtcatcggcgaagccaaggagctgaacagaccttctaaaaatcctgccactcgtgtcgataccagccctacgtatcacaccttccaaagcgatgttgaatagcaagcacgataatccatcaccttgccgtaaccctctttgagattcgaagggactcgagagtttccccgaaactcgaactacgcacatcacccgatccatcgtcgacttgaccaaccgtgtcaatTTATccggtattgccccacgaattcccttgcaaacggtgatagtcgacggcgcagaatttgagagagtaccttgtaggcggcgttcagcaacgtgattgcgcggtagttgcagcaatccaacttgtcgccttttttgtagatggggcacaccagagttgccaatgttccagtttaaactggattcttccagttttttttaagtgatccagtcaaacagtttaatcccAGCATCTTccagatttttgtttgtttccacgttttatccagattttttatgtactcaagctccgattggttttcgaaaatatttttagaacgtaaATGTTGTAGAGTGTTAAATCATTGTAACAATTCTCATCTACATTTCCAGCCTATTCTATTTTCTCGCATGAAACACGGCCAAAATATAAACTACATAGCAATGATGAGATGAAAAAGGAAAGTAAGATAAGCTCTATTCAGAAACTGGCAAATAGATTTTTCTAAAtcgtgaaaaaaatcaattccagTGATAGCTTGAtatgttatttaaaaataaaaacaatcgatCTCAAAAATTCATATACAGGCGGCATTCGACAAAATAATTTCTGTTGCATAGCAGTTTAAATATTCGGATAGTTAGATACCAAGATATAGCGAACTAAGAGATAATTGCAATTCAAACTTCACCGAtgtaacgtaaaaaaatgttgcaccaGTACTGTTGTTAAAAGTTAAAGTAAAGTTCGTTTTCAGAATTTTAAGATAAATTAATTAGGccgttttaaatttaagaagataacaataaaattaaaagaaaagaaaacccGAAACAGAACAGTTCTGGATTCAGTAACCATCACAGAGAAGCTCTATTGCATTTTTTATGCtgttcattaaatttttttgaaatccagttttttgtttagcattcttccagtttaaaaaaaaattttcattggcaactctgggccacactgtaccctccatccactcctccggtactacctcctcctcccaaatcttggcaaaaacccagtgtagcgccttagccagtgattcgccaccgtgttttaacagctcgctggggagttggtcagctccagcggctttattgtttttcagccggccgatctcctctctaacctcctggaggtcaggggctgggattctgtcgtcatctgcgcgtacaccgagatctactaccactccgtcgtcgtcctctgctacatcgccattaaggtgctcatcgtagtactacTTCCAACTGTCAATCACCtaacacttgttcgtgagaaggttgccgcccaggtccctgcacatgtcggcttgtggcacatagcctttgcgggaacagttcagcttcacgtagaactttcgtgtgtcattcgcacgatacagtgcctccatcgccttgcgatctcgatcttcctcctggcgcttcttcttccgtaagaccgagttttgcctgttccgtgcgcgtcggtagcgctccacgttcgccctcgtttggtgttgcagcatcctcgtgctgcattcttctcttccactaactgtttgcactcgtcgtcaaaccagtcgtttctcctgttcggagccatagtaccaagcgccgctacagcagtactacctatggctgatcgaatgtccctccacCGCGGTCAACTATTTTTGCCTAAATCCGTTCCAAAGATCGTCGCTACGTGAACTGCTTCTCCAATGTCTACTGGAGAAAGTTCGAAAGTTAGAGCCACCGAAGTTTTCCTATATGTCCACCAAGAAGCCACCAACGAAAATCTTCACGATCTACTGAAGACCCACTACGCTTTGGAAGAATAGGTTGTTAGCGTAGCGCGAGAGTCGGCTGAAGACGGGAGGGCACGAGAAATTTTGGAACGAATCGGTGATCGATTCGAGACCGGACTCCTGTGGAACACGGGGATTTCCAATCATTCTTCCCCGAAAGCATGGACTGACGGAAAAGTTGATACAACTTTACCACGAGAACACACCACATAGGAGCTTCGCCAGCGGTTCTGGGTCCCGAATATCCAAAGGACAGTCTTTAAAGTCACTCGACAGTGCATCTGGTGCAAAGTGCACCGTTGTCTTCCATTGGCTCCGCTGTCGGCTTCCGGTTCGACGAGTGCAATCTCACCTCCGGCCTTCCAGCGCGGTCGAGTGGGTACTACTTGGGCCCAATCGAAGTGATCGCCTGTCGGAGCAACGCCGCACATGGGCGGAATATGGAAGTGGATGGTGCGGTCTGTAAAGGAGAGCTTGAAAGCGTTGGAAAACGGGCGATCCCTCACGGTTGAAGTGCTACTGATGGTCTTAGCGGAGACGGAAAACACGATCACCTCTCGACCGTTGACGTTCATACCCTAAGCGTCAGCCAATGAAGAAGCAGTTGCCCGAACTATTTTCTCATGGAAACAGTAACGCTAGCTGATCTGAGAGTAGATCGTTCCGTCAACGCCGCGAGACGCCTATAAGCGGTCCCAGGACTTGACCAACAACGCTTGGGAAAGGTGGACCAAAGAACGTTTACCAACCATCAATAAGCGTCAGAGTAGTTCAAGGCCAGAATCCGTTGGGGGTGAACGATCTCGTGTTTCTCGTCGACGGGAAAAACTGGAAGTGCTGGAACAGAGGTAACGTCGAACAAGTGTTTCAGGGAACGGATGGCCGAATCCGGCAAGTGAACGTTCAAACGTCTGGCGGAGTTTTTGCGGCGTGCTGTGGCCAACTTAGCGGTGCTCTAGATCGGTGACAGCAAATCTGGAGGAACTACCGGAAGTTGCGGGCTGGGGCATGTTAAGACCACTCGCACAGTGGCCCGACGATGTAAGCGCCGGAAAATGCAAGTGAGCGAAGGAAGATAGATTTCGAACAAATCATTTTTGCACGAATTGAAAAAGATACGGCGAAACTATTTATTGTAAGTAGGGAACATTCCTATAATGTTCTTACATGTATAgtttaattttcaacattcttaCCCGAACAATTTAgatagcagtggtgggcactatTCCGCTAAATccctaattcgctaattagcgacgctaaaattcagttagtgatttagcgatttcgctaatttttgagctggttagcgaaactgttagcgtcgctaaaattttggccttcgaaacgctaatcgctaattcgctaaattttgtggagaagcgacaatagaaatatttagaaaaactgtgaattgctgatggcgtacgtaaattgcttcgaaagatgaacatactttactgcgaaagttacttttgtcagtttttttaccctagaatggagttccagttatcgtacaagccacaggagaattttgaagaacaagcacaaggtctagattgattttttggcacaccaagaactttggtaaattgcaatgcgcttgaaattatgacaactttggttctactttttcgattcagataataattgaattttcatgaaaacattcctaagagtatctattttcaatgcaagctaaataacttttttttacaaaatcaaatatgaataccgtttcgtgaacctcttactgtaaatagctttaaaaagtaattgttttcgtttgtttaaccaaaacagatcaatgtgggtttagcgtttagcgattatcgagctaaattttccggttagcgacttagcgattagcgtcgctaaattttcggttagcggtgcccaccactgttagATAGACATTTAGAACCAAAAACCTCAAACAGATTAATTGCATAAATGCGAGTCAAAGCTATGAAACATTTTAAATGTGAAACAGTGGACAGGAAGTTtttgttcgaattttttttgatgcttcgaataaaacctatgtctTTTAAGAAAACCACTCTTGAGTCTGGAAAATCTGTCCACTTGCTGGAAATTTTCGGTTTGCTATAAGCCAAATacttgtgcaaagtttcattcaaagcaagaatggtcgattgaattttGGCGTATTTCCAGATTATTTGGCATGAAAACGCTCTAGGTTATGGAATCAGCAGCAAATTGGAAAATAGAATTATTAATACAAGAAGTGTTCAAGTTATATAACATAGAAGCTGGTAACCACGTTTAGGTGGGATAATGATCTCTTCACTAGAGCGGCTTCCGCAGACACTTAATCTTAGCGGTCAACCAGATGATAACAAAGGAGCTGTACGAATCTTAAATCCCATATTCGGCTCAGGAAGTGGGTAAATTCGGTAAATTCAATGGCGTTTACGATAATCGGTAAGTACCTACATGAGGattacaaaataaaaatgagaaaagCAACTTTGAGGCTTATAACGTTTTATTATATTTCATATGAAAAAAAGAATTACAGGTGGTTAAAAATTCGGTTTTTGCTTAGGATACACAATTGCATTGTATCTATTATTTAAAGAAAGATTTCATATAATCCATGGTAATGTCATGATCATTTTTATAGTTATTAATTGTGGTCAAAAGCCTTTCATTGTCCGATACCGCCCGATGCAGTCGACTAGCTTGCAAGTTACTGTAAACCGTAGGTGTTGCGCATAAGCCATTTAGATGTTGTTGGCACACAATCAATTCGTAGCTTCCACGGTTGTCTTTCCTAGCTGTTCGGCCCATGATTTGTGTTTCCTCCTTGACATCCAgtgagaaaaatgtttgaattacgTGCAGCCCTCCGTGCTTTTCAATCGCCACACTCGATTTGTAATCGACACCCCGTCCCATTGCAGCTGTTGCCAGTGTGATAGTTTTGGCCACACCTGCCTCGTCAATGTACTGACTCATTAGAGCTTGTTCCGTGTTCACGGTCAGCACATTCAGCCTATCGAATTGGCCACAATATTCAGCGTGGAATCTATTCAGCGGAGTCTCGGAATCGAAAAACACAAGCACAGATCGGTTCTCTCCGAGTATGGCATTGACTCGAGCAAAGATTGCCGCTTCCCACTCCGAGAGGCTATTCAACACTCGGAAATCAGCGGACTGGTTGAAACGAAGATTGGAACCGCCGAAAAATGTTGGCATTATGGACGTTTTGCTGATGTTATACAAATTCTCAATCGTTTGTTTTTCGCACTGATTGAGGGCGGACAATGTACCAGAAACACCCAGAATCAGAGGATAACATTTCGGAAGAATTGCGTACGAAATTGAACCGCACTCCAGATTTAGATATCCGTAATTAATTTCGGTTCCTACTGTAGTCACAAAATTGGAGCCGCGCAAGCGGAAATAATTAAATACTGGATAATAACTATTCAAGCAATAGTTGACATATTTGCCTTTGCGATTGTAAAGGATGGTGCCTCGCTCACTGAGTTTGTAATCCTTCCAATTTTCCACCGGTAAGTCGCGTACATGGACGGCGCAGCTAATCATCGCCTTCAGATGATCATCGAACAACTTTTTGTTGGTAAAACGCTCACTTGTCAGTTTCCCACATCGGGTCAACATGTTGTAATGTTTTTCATTGTTAATGAAGTTATGAAATTCTTCAACTCCTTTCATTTTCTCCAATGTGATAAAGCGGTAGATGGTATGTGCTACCTCTCTCTCGTTGTCAGTTTTGCTGCGAAGCACAATATTCCATATTTCCTCCTGTATTAAATTCAATCCCGGTAACGTGAGACGAGTACAAGGTAAATATACATTACCGAAGAACTCAGCCGTGAAAAAAACATCTACTTCATCTATTAGAAGAACAGAGTTACTCATATTTTCAGTAGCTAGTTCTTTTTTCGATTGATCGTTACCCAGCAGCATCTTTGTTAGTAAATCTCGCATTCCCATGCGTTCACCGTTGATAACAGGAGCAATCAAATGGTTTGCCATATCTTCAAATGTACCATAAATAATTCGATTCCCGATCCTAAACATGGAAAAGAATTGCTGAAAGTCTTGTTCATCTCTCGTTACCAAGTATTCATTGTAGCAAACCACGCGAGTCTTATGACCCGTCAACGCCAGTAGAGCAGCCGTTAGGCCCAAGACCAGAGATTTGCCCTGTCCAGTAAGAACCTGCGCCAGATGATTTATTACACCGTCAGTTGCCCGATCAATACTAAGCAGACGCAATATGCACAGGATCTGAACACAATGTGGAGTCAGATACTTCCCGGTGTTTGATACATCCTTCGATACAATGATAGACCAGACAGCTGCCAGTCCAGCCAGCATTTCcggtattttttccaatttatcGTCACTATCCCAAGTCGGGTGCAGTTTTATGAATGATAGTTCTAACACTTTGTTGAcgattttttctgcttttgcaatatattctaaaaaaaaaatgaataaattaagtAAGAATATTACAGTAACCAATCAATATACTCTCACCTTCGTTGGATAAATTCATGAAACGCTGGAAGCAATCATCGTATTTCTGGTACACAGAAAGCATCTTTTCTCTATCAGAATCGCTGTTTAAACCGTCGAACAGCTCAAGAGCTCGACCGACCGCCATCTCGCTTTGTTTCCGAATATACCAAAACGACTCCTTGATGAGGTAGATACGATTTGTAAAGTCCCGATGAGAGCTACTATTGTCTACAGCACTCGCAAACGGTTTAACACGCTCATCGTAGAACATCTCAAACGACACATACTCGGGTTGCTCACTGAGGTACAAAAACGAGTTCCGCACGGCAAAGatcagctcattggttgtggaGATTTGTTCTATTTCGGACAACTGTTCGCCTGACTTCCAATTAGTTTTCGCCAACTGATTTCTGATATACGACATCATTGTCAGCAGTATTTCGAGGATGTAATGCTTCTGGCAGTCACAGTTATCAAAAAGCACTGGCACTGTTCTGGCAAACTTTTCTACCGCTGTGACACGATAGGTTTTATTGACTGTAGTTGCCCATTTATTATCAACCAATTCGATCAGTTTCAAATCAACTAAAGAACTCATACTGACATCGGCAATAGCTTTAACGTACCAATCAAACTGAATATCATTCAAATCCACCATAAGATCACCAAATGATCGGAAAAAGGATACCACCAAATCAGGGATGACATTTTTGTCCAATGCTACTGAAACAATTTCCAACAGAGCCGCCTTCAGTGATGCCATTTCAGGCAGGCAAATTTTAGCACACAGTCCGGTTATGATGTCTTCTCTGTTTTTCCAGTACATGTTGAACACGTCGACCAAATCACGGAAGCTATTTGAAGTCAACGAGTGTTGAATGGCTTTTGTATTGATAAGATCGAGCTGTTTTTGCAATATTTGCCTATCGATCGATGAATTGTCTGTTTGCCCCACGTAGGCCATAGTTTGTACGATGAACCGAGCTGTATTATGGGTCATGACTCGCAGCGTCTCCAGCTGATCGCGTCCAGCTTTGGTCAAAAAGTCCGTGTAACCTTGGATTATTTTCTCAAAGCAGTCGAACTTGTAATCCGATGGAAGAATATGATACAAAACATCATCAAGCAGACAGTACCAAACATAATTTTCGTCAGAAATGTTCAGTGAGTTCTCAGGTACTTCCCCGaaaccgaaatatttttttgtgcttCTCACAAGTTTCTTCCAAGTCGGTTGGTGCTTTGGTCCTTCAAACAGTTGAACAGTGTAATCGAAAGGCTGTTTTGCGCTTTCGGAGCCCAAATCGAAATGCTTCAACAgtttaaaaatgaaataatacTCCCGTTCCAGGCATGTTGTCAAAACGTTTTCCGACTTCCAATTAATCTTTTTAATCGGATGCCATCCGGAATGATTACTAGTTAGTAGATCCTTCACAGTATGATCTGTTTTGCTACTGATTTCAATTATCAATTCCTCCAAACTTTTAGCCAAGAAATAATAAATCGGATTGGTTTGCGGTTCAACGGAAAGcaactttttgatttttatctTTCCCATGTGATCAGTCCACCGAGCGGCAAGATCGGCTAGTGGTTTCTGGAACATACTTTCGTTCAAAACTCCCGTCATGTCAGAGAACAACTTGATATCACCAGTTTGGATGAACAAAATTCGATCGCTGCCGATGTTTCCAAGAGTTTTATGTAAACAGATCGGTGCTTTTTCTACCAGTTGTGTCCTATAGGTGGTACTGCATTCCTTCAACGTTTTACGCAAATTGCTGATAATGTCCGCACTGGATGTTTTATCCGGGCGATAACCAAACATTTCCAACATTTTATCCCTTGCATTACTGCAAGCTTCAGCCTGCAAAAACGATTCAGCTGTACAACGTAATTCTCTACGTATTAATTGgttgttttttattctttcGATCAGCTTGGTGAATGTCATACGGGTGTTGTCGTTTATGATATAGAACAGCTGGATACGATCAACTGCAAGCTTTTCGTCACCCGAAGATTGTTTCAAAACTGTTTGAATCGCCTTCAGTACCGACTGTTTTCGTACTTTCCTTTCAGCCGCTAAGTCATCTTGCAGCACTCGGACAATTTGGAGGTGCTGGAATAGAACTTTTTTCGCTTCAATGAAATTGGTAGTCTGATCCAAAACGCTCGGGCTAATGATCCGAACTTTAGCCAGAAAGTTGTCATCCGCTGACATCAGTGAGCCTTCGTTGTACAGTTTGATGTCCAAGTTTGCACATAACAGCCGTGCAGAGAAACCCAGTTGATCCACTCTCTTTTGTGTTGGAACTTTCTTTTTAATACACTCACGACCGCTTCGAAAAATTCTGATCTCGTCCAGATATTTGATTAGCATTCCACATTCTTCTCCTTGTTCAATGTCCGATTGCTCACTGAGCATACTGCTATTTTCCATTTCAAGATTGTCATCCTGCTTCTGCTGGTTCATGGTATCTATCAATTGTGAAGTATTACCTTCAAACTTTACAACAGCTTCGTCCAATTTGAATCCTTCCATTTTTTCTTGGATTCCATTTACAAGCTCAGATAGAATTCGTCTGGCGTCCTTTTCGATGTCTTTGCTCTCATTGTTCTCATCTACAACGACGAAATCATTATTCGTTGAGCTCTGTAACTTTTCTGCTCCAAAATCACTCATTCGATCATCCCTTTCCTTAGTTTCTTCCAGAATCGTTCCGATGCCATTGTTGTCAGTGTTTCGTTCTTTACTTTGGTTATCGTTCTCTCGCTCATCgttagcatttaaaatttgatTGACTCCGTCTATTGCAAATTCAGAATCCGGgctgatggtttcattttgaacTGTTTGTTCTTGCTCTTGAGAATTATTGGCAATCGTTCGCTCCACGTCCAAATCAACCTTATCTTGCTTGTCTTCTTGCTTCTTCTCTTCATTATCAACATCAGCTCTGCCACCAAAGGTAATAACGTCCATTTCCCCTGTTTCTTCATCCGTGCTGGGTCTTAAATCAATCGAACATAACGCCATGACGCTGTCTTCTTTGTCACCATTAGGCTCATCATCTTTTCCCCCCATTTCTTCCGAACCCGTTCCAACACCACTATCACCAGTCGTTTTCTCGGAAGCATCGACATTTTCTTCCGACTTTGTCTCACTGCCTCCTGAGTCGGTATCCTCCTGTCCGTCACTGTTGGATGCCTCACAACCGCCTGAATCGGAATTTTCCTGTCCGATAATTACCGGAATTGTAACACTGGAATGCAGCGAAGAGTATGGGCTATCTTCCGGCTCACTAATTACCTCTATTGATTCATCGTCTCTTATCATTTCATATTCACTTTCAGAATCACAATGAATTGACTCAACTGGGCTGACGGTCGGACTAACTTCATATTTCGGTGCCATTTTGTTCACTTTTTTAGTCGAGATATCTGAAACGACATAAACATGTTTTGACGTtccttctttccaaaactgtttCTGGAATTACCTTCTAAGTAGCCAAAACTAAACTAAGTACAAGAATAGCACTTTAAAATACCTTGCAATCGAAAAATTGTTAACCAAATAATGCTCAATTTCAATCTGACTCACTTCTGGGCAACAATCACTGAATGATTGAATGGATA from Wyeomyia smithii strain HCP4-BCI-WySm-NY-G18 chromosome 3, ASM2978416v1, whole genome shotgun sequence encodes the following:
- the LOC129730570 gene encoding uncharacterized protein LOC129730570 codes for the protein MAPKYEVSPTVSPVESIHCDSESEYEMIRDDESIEVISEPEDSPYSSLHSSVTIPVIIGQENSDSGGCEASNSDGQEDTDSGGSETKSEENVDASEKTTGDSGVGTGSEEMGGKDDEPNGDKEDSVMALCSIDLRPSTDEETGEMDVITFGGRADVDNEEKKQEDKQDKVDLDVERTIANNSQEQEQTVQNETISPDSEFAIDGVNQILNANDERENDNQSKERNTDNNGIGTILEETKERDDRMSDFGAEKLQSSTNNDFVVVDENNESKDIEKDARRILSELVNGIQEKMEGFKLDEAVVKFEGNTSQLIDTMNQQKQDDNLEMENSSMLSEQSDIEQGEECGMLIKYLDEIRIFRSGRECIKKKVPTQKRVDQLGFSARLLCANLDIKLYNEGSLMSADDNFLAKVRIISPSVLDQTTNFIEAKKVLFQHLQIVRVLQDDLAAERKVRKQSVLKAIQTVLKQSSGDEKLAVDRIQLFYIINDNTRMTFTKLIERIKNNQLIRRELRCTAESFLQAEACSNARDKMLEMFGYRPDKTSSADIISNLRKTLKECSTTYRTQLVEKAPICLHKTLGNIGSDRILFIQTGDIKLFSDMTGVLNESMFQKPLADLAARWTDHMGKIKIKKLLSVEPQTNPIYYFLAKSLEELIIEISSKTDHTVKDLLTSNHSGWHPIKKINWKSENVLTTCLEREYYFIFKLLKHFDLGSESAKQPFDYTVQLFEGPKHQPTWKKLVRSTKKYFGFGEVPENSLNISDENYVWYCLLDDVLYHILPSDYKFDCFEKIIQGYTDFLTKAGRDQLETLRVMTHNTARFIVQTMAYVGQTDNSSIDRQILQKQLDLINTKAIQHSLTSNSFRDLVDVFNMYWKNREDIITGLCAKICLPEMASLKAALLEIVSVALDKNVIPDLVVSFFRSFGDLMVDLNDIQFDWYVKAIADVSMSSLVDLKLIELVDNKWATTVNKTYRVTAVEKFARTVPVLFDNCDCQKHYILEILLTMMSYIRNQLAKTNWKSGEQLSEIEQISTTNELIFAVRNSFLYLSEQPEYVSFEMFYDERVKPFASAVDNSSSHRDFTNRIYLIKESFWYIRKQSEMAVGRALELFDGLNSDSDREKMLSVYQKYDDCFQRFMNLSNEEYIAKAEKIVNKVLELSFIKLHPTWDSDDKLEKIPEMLAGLAAVWSIIVSKDVSNTGKYLTPHCVQILCILRLLSIDRATDGVINHLAQVLTGQGKSLVLGLTAALLALTGHKTRVVCYNEYLVTRDEQDFQQFFSMFRIGNRIIYGTFEDMANHLIAPVINGERMGMRDLLTKMLLGNDQSKKELATENMSNSVLLIDEVDVFFTAEFFGNVYLPCTRLTLPGLNLIQEEIWNIVLRSKTDNEREVAHTIYRFITLEKMKGVEEFHNFINNEKHYNMLTRCGKLTSERFTNKKLFDDHLKAMISCAVHVRDLPVENWKDYKLSERGTILYNRKGKYVNYCLNSYYPVFNYFRLRGSNFVTTVGTEINYGYLNLECGSISYAILPKCYPLILGVSGTLSALNQCEKQTIENLYNISKTSIMPTFFGGSNLRFNQSADFRVLNSLSEWEAAIFARVNAILGENRSVLVFFDSETPLNRFHAEYCGQFDRLNVLTVNTEQALMSQYIDEAGVAKTITLATAAMGRGVDYKSSVAIEKHGGLHVIQTFFSLDVKEETQIMGRTARKDNRGSYELIVCQQHLNGLCATPTVYSNLQASRLHRAVSDNERLLTTINNYKNDHDITMDYMKSFFK